Genomic segment of Panicum virgatum strain AP13 chromosome 9N, P.virgatum_v5, whole genome shotgun sequence:
tgtcttaggggtgtaaggatcaccggggtgtccgaccctagagggggagggggtgaatagggtcgctaatcgcttttctatcctagggctcaatctaattgcataagataaacctaacacgtcctacacatgctagttatgactaaggtttatctatgctaccctctacttaccccaaaagacttgcaacctatagacaatcctaatcaaactaactaggaaagtaaaggtaagcaagaaagagtaaatgcggaaacgtaatgcggtaagggagaggatatgcaaactcccgtgaagacaccaagacacatgatttaacgtggttcggttaggacaccaaagtccctccctacgtccacggccacttgctcacaaagaacaagtgggatgccgagtctcttcgcttgatcaccgtcttgccacgcctccaaggctcccgacaagcaaaggctaagtgacgccaagtcacaaagacgaggtcaccgccaccgtctatctcgaagcatcaccacggcaccgtcttcactatcttggagctttaacaccaagtaggggcctccttccccgcacaaagtgtcgttgccactccacaccaagtcggagggtcacacgacgagtacacaagttgcttgccgcagcaagactttctctcaagctagttttctcaagaactaagcctaaacaagcactaagcactctcacaagtgtgcttaagcctatatgatgtacaatgaagctctatggtggttggagatgatctttagctcttgtatacttccttgaactccagcacactcaaatggtgcggccttgggggtatatataggcagcacaagcaaatatagccgttggagaaaagctgccagaaatgtgcttaacaccggttaatccgatgctccccaaaatgccatcgtcggtttaaccggtgatactaaactgcccactgaaaactagccgttacgtgtacgggcaatcaaccgacgcaatcgaccggtgtatgtaatgttagcgtcggtttaaccggtgagtgcaactgtcctctgatccttgaaaaacaaactctctggacaactgcaccgacgccattaaccggtgcatcatcggttcatccgatgtatgcatttttcttggtctgcttctgccattgcaccgacgtattcaaacttcctatcgtcggttcatccggtgccaaaccctagcccgcaggccatctctgtcattgcaccgatgagtacatttttccttacgtcggtttaaccggtgatactaaaactcccagacgtgctcaagtcaatgcaccgacgtgtgtaatttgcttggcgtcggttcaaccggtgacttgatttcttttaggtttcagggcgctgccctgagacccgcgaggggcggctccccctcgacccccgtccgctaaccgggtagcggaacccccgtaggggcggcccttcgggcctagcttcgcctctcttctctttgtcatcacttgaacctaaaagcctgagtatatcatctaagcaaacacattagttcaagtgttgcgtgtgtcatcaatcgccaaaacattatattgaaatatggcatgagaggccattttcgctacaaggggatcgatctttgcttggtcaagtgacttgttcttgcttctttcgagcttttgtcacttgttcgagttctgcttcttctttgttcttctcggTTTTTGCTTCTCTCTTGGTTCgctttgtggtgtgttgacaatgcactcatcaagggggagattgaggaatgagagtactctatcctgcttgtgatgagtgaattgccaaccgtgtggtgtgatcgtgcgcttagtctttggattgcaggtacacgggcgtcgagtgtcgacggagagttgccgtggaggagctcaggctggtcggcagctgtggcgtccactcctggatcgaggatgCAAGCGGCGActgaaggcgggtttcttggtttgcgccacaaaaccaaggaggcggacgacggttgaagacgccaagttgtggaggcacgggcgtcggtctcgggactgacggaggcgacgggcgtcgacggcgtctagggcttcgctgcgggcgaggaggtgacgggcgtcgggcggcgtctagggccgtcagaaggccgaggcaggaacgacgtctagggccacggcgtggaggcgggaatcttcccgcatGTGGAGTTTtagcggttttctcaaaaccggccacctacccgggtttcgcggaccccccaaaaccgcgaaccggatcctcatcgacatggcggcatcgtggagaaggcttcgagtcgaagaaagaatctcggtcgtcggatgagtccaatgtatcttttccggttttgcccctacgggccttcTAGTTATTTTCAgctctaggggtagtttagtccttTGGGGtgagagttgttggggttaaataccccctcaccccctctctccctcgctctccCTTTTTCCCTGGCGCAAGAAAGGGCCGCCCCCTCCctggcgcctcctcctccttcctctcttcctccctttCTCTTCTCTAGGGTAGAATTCAAGGGATGGATTTTTTAGACCTTGTATtgaatttgattgggaaaggaggccctatcctccttgtgccctccggggttttgatcTTGTGTCAAATTCATGGGTCGGTTTCCTCTCGTGTGATGATTTCGTTTTTGGTTTGACGAGTTTTGGTGAACGAGATTTTGGTAGCTTTCCGAGCTCTTTGTGGTGAATCCATCGCTCTTTACTTAGTGCCAAACGCCTAGGATTCACGAGCTCTTTCGATTCGAAGTTCttgagttctagagaaaaccccgttcttgatcGGAATTttctcgattcctcccaaaccatggagtgattcgtcgattcctttggtgggtatgttcacaaggtctttgtgatcgtgcctgcaaaatttggtgagattttgacttgatttgatcctccAATCACCATGTTTTCAAAAGAACGCGGGCTGAAAAATCGTTTCTGGGCACGGCCAGGGTTtttcctatcaccggttaaaccaatgcTTGTGATATGAtgtgtcggatcaaccggtgagtaggtttcTCGCACATTAGGGTTTTCTATTCTTCgtctggttgcaccggtgcattctcTCTCTTGTGCATCGGTTCAATCGGTGATACCTTTTCACTGACCTGTAGTGTGCTGTTTTGAGCGTTGTACCGGCGTATAGAATTttcttaacgtcggttcaaccggtgctcagtGCGTTTCGTTTTGctatctctctggacaactgcaccgacgtttaaATCGATTTTGTCAGATCATCCGGTGCAGgatcgtcggttgaaccgacgctatccAAGCctctgcatcggttcaaccggtgctcgctttgactgctgccggctctgctcatcggttgaaccgacgccattcAAACtcaagcgtcggatcaaccggtgagttataccgtgctgTTTTTGTGCTGCTCTTCGTGGTTGCTTCTGCGATCGCTCTTGCGTGTTCCTAGGGCTgctttgtgttagtgtagctcctctatagctactctacacttcacctaggactcgAGGGTTGGGTGTGAACTTGGGATCATAGGCCAGGTTTTtaattgcgaaaaattttaatcggctcccattcaccccttgtctggtcgccttttcggtccctaaAAAAACCCCTCCTCTCACCAGTTCTGTATTCTTGTGTGCCGTACTGCCGCGTGCGTGTCGGCAGTTAAGCTCTTCCTCACGATTCACATGCATGACGTTACAGCGAGATTTGCTGCCAGAACCTTTACGCAAGCAAGTTCATGGCTTCACCAGATGACATCACGGACCAAAACAAACATAGGCATCACAGCAACATAGATGGATAGAGCATTGGATTGTTACATCGAGAAAGACTGATCGTACAGTGTATCAGCAGAGCAAGCTGGACTCTTGTCAGGCATCATAAAAGGCGCTGCTATCACCATTACAAAACTTGGCTCCAATGGCTGAAAAGATTATCAAGATCATCTGAGTACGCGTCTCATACCGAACCTACCACCACTGCAAAAGTCGGAAACCACAACAGGAACCATTTGTCAAATCTCATTTTCCACGAACGATATGGACATTCATCGTGTACTTCTTGGTCTCCAGTAGCTCGAAGAGGCAGAGATCTCCCACCTGCAAATTGTTGTCACATGCAAACCGTTTCCATCCTTTGCAAAGCTTTTGGAATTTGCATTGGCCGCTTGGAACCTGACTGCGGCACATCACTTCCCAACTCTTGCCATGACAATGAAGCATCAACATCTTCTCCCTGAACAGAAGATATGCTTCAGAATATTCTCCAGAGAAGCGCTGACCACAGAGGGAAAGGGTTCTCGTTGTTAACAGGTCAAAGTAATTGAAGTTCTATTTACTTCCCTCAAAGATTGAAATTTCTTCAAGGCATCTGGGGATCTAAAACAACCTGTTCGGTACAGGACTTGCATTTCAATCGAATATCAATCGAGGAACAAAAATCCTAACTCACCATATGTTGATGTTCTCCAGAAATATTGGTCTTCTTCATGACACACACATAGATAGGGATTTCAGAACAAATAGCTTGGACTTTCTCTTCCAGTTTCTTATTCTGCACATTAGTAAGGCTGGTGCCTCTTGGGAGGATGTAACTCGGAACAGAATGCGCTTCATGTTCTTCTGAAGATGTCGAACCTCCTATAACCAAACAAAGGAGCAGATGAAGTCATGATATTGTAAATGTACATTGATGCTACTAGGTTTGACTAAATGTACATTGATGCTACTAGGCTTGACACTTTGGGTCTTAACCTGATGACTCAGATGGGGAGCATGATGATGAACTGATATTTGCAACCTTAGCATAGTTGCTCGAAATGTCAAAGGattcctctttcctttgtctACCATTAATAGCATTTTTTGTGAAAAAACATGGTGGTACTTTTTCGCAACCACTAGGATCAAAGATCAGAACCTTCATTCGACAAATCCCATCGTACTTGAATACCAAAAAGTCCAGCTTCTTCAGGCCATGGGCACTAATAAACAACTCCCATCCAGATTGAAGCACTACTCTTCCCGAATTCTTTGCAACTTGAACATCAAAAGTATGGCCACTACGGGATTCAAGCTTAATACTTCTTGCTATTTTGCCTCTCAAGTGTAGCGCAAGTTTATCTGGCAAAACCTGCAGAAAAAATATTAGTGCTGAACAAAGTGCGTATGAGGTGAGGGAGCAGTATGTAAGTCATTACTGAATTGAGAGTTTTGATAATGTGATCACAGTTCATTATCTTCTAAGAAGTGACACACGCCATCGTCTAACAGACCACGAATTTAGTTTCAGATGCAAAACACTTAGTAGAGCTGCTCAAATCTAGCTTGATTAATTCAATTTCATTCCTTGAAGCTGTTTAATAAGGATGCTTTAAGTATCTTGGAAATCAAATAAATATTTCATCATCATCTCATGGTCCCGAAGGATCCAGGTAAAATTGTATTTGACATTTGTCTTGTAAGTGATGTTAATTAATGGATTCATGCATACTAATAGAACTCTGATCATTAGTCAATTAGTCAGGTAAAATATGCTAATACGCGTTGGAAACACTACTACAGTTGAATAAATAACACAAGTAGTTACTCTACTTCTGAGCAGTGAGCAGGTAGCAACTCCACAGGTAGTGACCTAGCGCAGAAGAAAATTGCTCACCAATCTTTTACGGAAATCACCAATAAGAACCTTGAAGAAACGCTTGCATTGATCATCAGTTTGATTATTCCAGTGGTCACTTGCATCCTTCTCCCTCCATCCCTTACGAGGCTTTCCCATCTTGGAACCAAACAATAAAAAACGAAGAATCTATTGTTCTTCTGCCCCTTCTCAGCGACCGTCTGGCAGCGCCTAGAAGTTCAACTGGGAGAAGATGTCACTGCCCgcgacctcctccacctccagaGGCCGGAAAGTCTACCGCCGGCTCACTTCGACACCTTTGTCCTGTTGTGTTGCTGGCAGCTATGGAAGCGGCGTAATGGATTTGTATTCAGACAAGAGAGCATGTCCCTCCTGCAGTTCATGCAAAACTGTAAGCTAGATGCAAGAGCATGGAGCTGCCGGCTCCCGAGACGCGACATGAGCGTTAGTGATCTTTGGTGTTCCGCTTTTTCTTTGGCAATGTAAACTTTCAGCGGTTGTAAAAACTCCTATCAGGCCGTTGAGGGCCACCGTTCAATATAAAAACTCaggtgggggtcctcccccctCCGTTGACcatcaaaaaaaacaaaaaacgaAGAAATAAAGCTGGGAACAAAACACAGAGAAAGAAGAAATTGGGCAAGGTTAGGGAAAAAACACCCTTTTTGTTTTGTCAAAGTTCAGGGTAAATGTCGTGTGTCCTACACTCCTACCTACAATTTCAAATTCCGTTTCTCTATGGGTCTGAACGAGTTAATATAGAGGGAAACAAAAGCACAGGAATGATCTCAGATCACCTCCCGAAGGGGGAAGAAAAGAAACGCTGAAATTAAGAGAGGACGGGCGATAGGATAGGGAAGAGATAGGAAGAACAAAACCCGAAAGATGCACAGATGATCAGACGGATTTTCTTAGGACTAGCTGATAAAGGCACACGAAGGATGAGAACTTACAGTGATGTactaatttttcttttaagatcCCAACTGCGCAAATGTTTGCTACAGAACAGATGCTCCTCCAGCTCTTGATGAGCCCCGTTCGTCTTCAGATGCGCAAATGTTTAGTCGACGGAGGTATCGAGAAGGTTTGCTTGTGTATGCAATAAATATCACCTTCAGAACTCCGCGGTTATTCCTAGACCAGTCTCAATGCACATTTTCATAACACAGATATCTAGACTGAAAAATATAGGTAACTATACAAGATGGATTTTATGGTGATGAATATCTCATGAAACTCCATTATTAGAGCAGTCACAATCCTCCGACTCAACTGATTTCCATAGCATTAAATATGTTATCATGTAAGCAAAAAGCTAAGGTGGCAGCAAGGTTAATGAGGAGAAGATAAAATATGAAGAAATCAGATCTCATACAAAAAATCATGTCTACACGAAAACCAAGACAAAAAAGGAGAGGATTGGAGAGGAATAGGAGAGAGATTGGATAGCAATTTATTTTGAAGAAACTATCCATTGAAAGTATAGTTTCTATGAGTGGTGTCTGTATGATATGACAAGTACTCCCTTCGTACTCGAAAAAAATATCGTTTTGGACAAGTTTTGGATCAAACATTGGGaacataaatcatgaataacttttaagttgttgagttccaaaatacaaaaatcatatgaatagatttgtcttgaaaaatattttcataaaaatataaatatatcactttatgataaatattttttaaaaaataagaagtcaaagttaAATTTGAAGACCGTGTCGCTATCCAAAACGACATTCATTTtaagtatggagggagtatagaAACTACTAGTGGTTTTTTTGGATTGGGACTGACCTTCACTATGGGAGGCcggttgtttgccgtgtgccaaaaacacacggcaaatgtctttttgcacacggcaaagcattgGCCTTTGTCGtgtgttgcacacggcaaacggcacacggcaaacaggcgTCGGTAAAGaggtcctttgccgtgtgccatttatcgggcacacgacaaatagtttgccgagtgctaaaaaacactcggcaaagaagttTTCAGAAAACCgattttaaaaatagaaaacaaaaaagattTAATTCGGGGAGGACCCCACCGGCCAGCCACACACCGATTCCATCTAAATTGCAAGTTGTAACATTTTTCGCACACCACGCAACCGGCAAGATTCGAACTCACGACCTCTCCCTCACGTGTAACCTTCTCTACCACTACACCACACAGTCACTTGTGTCTATACTCCATTTTTTCCCCACATATTATACTAAACCGAGAGTATATTGTTTGTTTGAGGCCCTAaacgaattcaaattaaaaagttgtcaactacaaagtttcataatttttcgagatctataacttttattttggcagTTTTTCTATCTGAGGTCATTTacgaaatttaaatttaactttgccgtgtgctagatctagggcacacggcaaagtttggttgtttgccgtgtgccttgatCTGGTACACGGCAAACActtgctttgccgtgtgtccttgatctggcacacggcaaagcattcGAAACACTTTATTTTAACTTCAATTTTTGTACCATTCAATTTGTTCTAATATTTTATGTTTGCATAACTTTGTCACAATTTTTACCTTGCCAAAGTGACTCAACAATTCGTATTTGATGATTCTatgagaaaaaatatataatctAATGTGTTTCAAGCTCAAattcaaattaattatttaattgcaaaaataaaataaaattattaaaCGGCTTCaaaaaataaccaaaattttACGTGATGTAATTTAAATTGTATATTGGTAATAGAAATAATTTTGAAGTCAAATCCAAATTCGTTCGTAACTTTCACTCCAAATCTTACTGCATCCTTCTCAACTCTCTTATTCTTCTTCGCAGATATTTCCATTTGTAAGCatcgtacatgataaaattttgaaatccactcaaatttttaccatagcctCCACACATGATATCACGAGATATTGCCAAATCTCAAAAAATTTAgactttatttgtttttttagaattttaaaatcattcGGACACACGTTCATGGTCGTGTTTCCTGCACAAGATGTTcgaaatttcttttcatttaatGGGTAAGGCCTCAAACTAGGTTAAATAACATGAGTATCATttttcactcattttattctattatttgaatcacttgcggctcaaatttgacttgattcaaaaattacttgaaatgcaattaattagttaaatataacaaataaatacaaaaatatatcaaattttaacatggagtgccacatgttgtatgtgaagagtagaaaaagtttcaaagtgagaagacaaaaaaaaatttattgccttgtcgtgtgccaaaaaaaagcacacggcaaaccataactttgccgtgtgtcacaaaaaaacacacggcaaaccatGACTTTACCGTGTGCTTtggttttgccgtgtgttttcttGAGCACACTTGGCAAAAatcatgtttgccgtgtgcccgtgaATTTG
This window contains:
- the LOC120692140 gene encoding putative B3 domain-containing protein Os03g0621600, with protein sequence MGKPRKGWREKDASDHWNNQTDDQCKRFFKVLIGDFRKRLVLPDKLALHLRGKIARSIKLESRSGHTFDVQVAKNSGRVVLQSGWELFISAHGLKKLDFLVFKYDGICRMKVLIFDPSGCEKVPPCFFTKNAINGRQRKEESFDISSNYAKVANISSSSCSPSESSGGSTSSEEHEAHSVPSYILPRGTSLTNVQNKKLEEKVQAICSEIPIYVCVMKKTNISGEHQHMRFSGEYSEAYLLFREKMLMLHCHGKSWEVMCRSQVPSGQCKFQKLCKGWKRFACDNNLQVGDLCLFELLETKKYTMNVHIVRGK